One window of the Trifolium pratense cultivar HEN17-A07 linkage group LG2, ARS_RC_1.1, whole genome shotgun sequence genome contains the following:
- the LOC123905479 gene encoding serine/threonine-protein kinase ATM-like, whose product MPISSLIPLTGEFSAWKRGRGKPVESIKKSSFKFDFESPPGQGLVMLYIEKVEASLNGKNISHFTSKEEVFRNILTLHSLLDYPPGDYPVNLREDIVKGFVKICSFIREEGKISHKLVECINTYLLNDGPNLGFQLLEIHNAMQELMFQCWLTTHDRVLKACPKLIDRFKEIEENVKMDVFNTFIELLRQSGNVTKGDLRYVH is encoded by the exons ATGCCGATTTCATCGTTGATTCCGTTGACTGGAGAGTTCTCTGCTTGGAAAAGGGGTAGAGGGAAGCCTGTTGAATCTATCAAGAAATCAtcttttaagtttgattttgaaaGTCCACCTGGACAAG GCCTGGTGATGCTGTACATTGAGAAAGTTGAAGCAAGCTTGAATGGGAAAAACATAAGTCATTTTACTTCCAAAGAAGAGGTCTTCCGCAATATCTTAACTCTTCATTCACTTTTGGATTATCCTCCTGGAGACTACCCTGTTAATCTACGAGAAGACATTGTTAAGGGATTTGTCAAGATCTGTTCATTCATTAG GGAAGAAGGAAAAATATCACACAAACTTGTTGAATGTATCAATACATATTTGTTAAATGATGGTCCAAATTTGGGCTTTCAGTTGTTGGAGATTCATAATGCTATGCAGGAGTTAATGTTTCAATGTTGGCTGACAACACATGATCGAGTGCTTAAG GCTTGTCCAAAACTGATTGACAGATTTAAAGAGATAGAAGAAAATGTCAAG ATGGATGTATTTAATACGTTCATCGAGCTCTTGCGTCAATCTGGAAATGTCACAAAAGGTGATCTGAGATACGTTCATTGA